The Streptomyces aurantiacus genome includes a region encoding these proteins:
- a CDS encoding 8-oxoguanine deaminase gives MAAERRIVIENCSIATVDAVDTEYPSGHLVIAGNRIESLGAGRAPEGLENVVRRIDATGHLVTPGLVNTHHHFYQWITRGLATDHNLFNWLVALYPTWARIDERMTYAAAQGSLGMMARGGVTTAMDHHYVFPKGSGDLSGSIIRAARETGVRFTLARGSMDRSEKDGGLPPDFAVETLDGALAATEATVDEHHDASFGAMTQVAVAPCSPFSVSTELMKQGAELARRKGVRLHTHGSETVEEEQFCKELFGMGPTDYFESTGWLGEDVWMAHCVHMNDSDIAAFARTGTGVAHCPSSNARLAAGIARVPDMLAAGVPVGLGVDGTASNESGELHTELRNALLINRLGAHREAALTARQALRLGTYGGAQVLGRAGEIGSLEAGKLADLVLWKLDTLAHASIADPVTALVLGAAAPVTASFVNGEQIVENSRLLHVDEDAVARSTRDEAQRLARIAAQA, from the coding sequence ATGGCAGCAGAGCGGCGCATCGTCATCGAGAACTGTTCGATCGCGACCGTGGACGCCGTCGACACCGAGTACCCGTCGGGCCACCTGGTCATCGCGGGGAACCGTATCGAGTCGCTCGGCGCGGGCAGGGCCCCCGAGGGACTGGAGAACGTCGTACGCCGGATCGACGCCACCGGCCACCTCGTCACCCCCGGCCTGGTCAACACCCACCACCACTTCTACCAGTGGATCACCCGCGGCCTCGCCACGGACCACAACCTCTTCAACTGGCTCGTCGCCCTCTACCCGACCTGGGCGCGCATCGACGAGCGGATGACGTACGCGGCGGCCCAGGGCTCCCTCGGCATGATGGCCCGCGGCGGTGTCACCACCGCCATGGACCACCACTACGTCTTCCCGAAGGGCTCCGGCGACCTGTCCGGCTCGATCATCCGGGCCGCGCGTGAGACGGGCGTGCGCTTCACCCTCGCCCGCGGCTCGATGGACCGCAGCGAGAAGGACGGCGGACTGCCGCCGGACTTCGCCGTCGAGACCCTCGACGGGGCCCTCGCCGCCACCGAGGCGACCGTCGACGAACACCACGACGCGTCCTTCGGCGCGATGACCCAGGTGGCCGTCGCCCCCTGCTCGCCGTTCTCGGTGTCGACCGAACTGATGAAGCAGGGCGCGGAGTTGGCGCGAAGGAAGGGCGTCCGCCTGCACACGCACGGCTCGGAGACCGTGGAGGAGGAGCAGTTCTGCAAGGAACTGTTCGGCATGGGCCCGACCGACTACTTCGAATCGACCGGCTGGCTCGGCGAGGACGTGTGGATGGCCCACTGCGTCCACATGAACGACTCCGACATCGCCGCCTTCGCCCGTACGGGGACGGGGGTGGCCCACTGCCCCTCGTCCAACGCCCGTCTGGCGGCCGGGATCGCGCGCGTCCCCGACATGCTCGCGGCCGGCGTCCCCGTCGGCCTCGGCGTCGACGGCACGGCGTCCAACGAGTCGGGCGAACTGCACACCGAACTGCGCAACGCGCTGCTCATCAACCGCCTCGGCGCCCACCGCGAGGCCGCCCTGACCGCCCGTCAGGCGCTGCGGCTCGGTACGTACGGAGGCGCCCAGGTCCTGGGCAGGGCGGGGGAGATCGGCTCGCTGGAGGCCGGCAAGCTGGCCGACCTGGTGCTGTGGAAGCTGGACACCCTGGCCCACGCGTCGATCGCCGACCCCGTCACCGCCCTCGTCCTCGGCGCGGCGGCGCCGGTCACCGCCTCCTTCGTCAACGGCGAGCAGATCGTCGAGAACAGCCGCCTGCTGCACGTCGACGAGGACGCCGTCGCCCGCTCCACCCGGGACGAGGCCCAGCGCCTGGCTCGAATCGCCGCGCAGGCCTGA
- the pucL gene encoding factor-independent urate hydroxylase: MTPNPRPARPAVLAQNQYGKAENRVVRITRDGATHHIKDLNVSVALSGDMEEVHYSGSNANVLPTDTTKNTVYAFAKEHGIESAEQFGIHLARHFVTSQEPIRTARVRIEEYAWERIETSDAGPETAAADEPRHSFARKGQETRVTQITYDGSSWEIVSGLKDLVVMNSTDSEFWGYVKDKYTTLPEAYDRILATEVSARWRFNWTDDEQRMPHWEESYEQVRKHMLRAFAQTYSLSLQQTLYQMGSRIIEHRDEIDEVRFSLPNKHHFLVDLAPFGLKNDTAEGAVYFAADRPYGLIEATVLRDGCEARIPVDLSNL, translated from the coding sequence ATGACCCCCAACCCCCGTCCTGCCCGCCCGGCGGTTCTCGCCCAGAACCAGTACGGCAAGGCCGAGAACCGAGTCGTCAGGATCACGCGGGACGGCGCCACCCACCACATCAAGGACCTGAACGTCTCCGTGGCCCTGAGCGGTGACATGGAGGAGGTCCACTACTCGGGCTCCAACGCCAACGTCCTGCCGACGGACACCACCAAGAACACGGTGTACGCCTTCGCCAAGGAGCACGGCATCGAGTCCGCCGAGCAGTTCGGCATCCACCTCGCCCGCCACTTCGTGACGAGCCAGGAGCCGATCAGGACGGCGCGCGTCCGCATCGAGGAGTACGCCTGGGAGCGGATCGAGACCTCGGACGCCGGCCCGGAGACCGCCGCCGCCGACGAGCCCAGGCACTCCTTCGCCCGCAAGGGCCAGGAGACCCGCGTCACGCAGATCACCTACGACGGCTCGTCGTGGGAAATCGTCTCGGGGCTCAAGGACCTCGTCGTGATGAACTCGACCGACTCCGAGTTCTGGGGCTACGTCAAGGACAAGTACACGACGCTCCCGGAGGCGTACGACCGGATCCTCGCCACCGAGGTCTCCGCCCGCTGGCGGTTCAACTGGACCGACGACGAGCAGCGGATGCCCCACTGGGAGGAGTCCTACGAGCAGGTGCGCAAGCACATGCTGCGGGCGTTCGCGCAGACGTACTCCCTGTCGCTCCAGCAGACCCTGTACCAGATGGGCTCACGGATCATCGAACACCGCGACGAGATCGACGAGGTCCGCTTCTCGCTGCCGAACAAGCACCACTTCCTCGTCGACCTGGCGCCGTTCGGCCTCAAGAACGACACCGCCGAGGGAGCTGTGTACTTCGCCGCCGACCGCCCGTACGGCCTGATCGAGGCCACGGTCCTCCGCGACGGCTGCGAGGCCCGCATCCCGGTGGACCTCAGCAACCTCTGA
- the uraH gene encoding hydroxyisourate hydrolase, whose product MSTSTAAAPSSSVSTHILDTSAGRPAEAVSVRLAARCGRDAPWQELGGSATDADGRCKDLPALPEGTTHVRLDFEVEAYFEKKQADAQQDAPANRDSGAAEVFFPEVAITFAVSPGEHYHVPLLLNPFGYSVYRGS is encoded by the coding sequence ATGAGCACCAGCACCGCCGCCGCGCCGAGCAGTTCCGTGTCCACGCACATCCTGGACACCAGCGCCGGCCGCCCCGCCGAGGCGGTCTCCGTCCGCCTGGCCGCCCGCTGCGGCCGCGACGCGCCCTGGCAGGAACTCGGCGGCTCCGCGACCGACGCGGACGGGCGGTGCAAGGACCTGCCGGCCCTGCCGGAGGGCACCACACACGTACGGCTCGACTTCGAGGTCGAGGCGTATTTCGAGAAGAAGCAAGCCGATGCGCAGCAGGACGCCCCCGCGAATCGGGACAGCGGTGCCGCGGAAGTGTTCTTCCCCGAGGTGGCGATCACCTTCGCCGTCAGCCCCGGGGAGCACTATCACGTACCGCTGCTGCTCAACCCGTTCGGCTACTCCGTTTACCGAGGGAGCTAG
- the uraD gene encoding 2-oxo-4-hydroxy-4-carboxy-5-ureidoimidazoline decarboxylase: MTSSTTPGGLARFNALEEHAAYAALHELCASATWAHSLLARRPYATAADLLARSDAATAGLTDADLAEAMAGHPPIGRPRPGDPTSSREQRGMAGASDELKAEMLELNLAYQERFGHVFLICATGLTGEQMRDAVRERIGNTPQREREIVRTELGRINRIRLALLVEEDAPA, from the coding sequence GTGACGTCGAGTACGACACCTGGCGGCCTCGCCCGGTTCAACGCCCTGGAGGAGCACGCGGCCTACGCCGCCCTCCACGAACTGTGCGCCTCGGCGACGTGGGCGCACAGCCTGCTCGCCCGGCGCCCGTACGCCACCGCGGCCGACCTCCTCGCGCGCAGCGACGCCGCCACGGCCGGCCTGACCGACGCCGACCTGGCGGAGGCGATGGCCGGACACCCGCCCATCGGACGCCCCAGACCGGGCGACCCGACCTCCTCCCGCGAACAGCGCGGCATGGCCGGCGCCTCCGACGAACTCAAGGCGGAGATGCTGGAACTGAACCTGGCGTACCAGGAGAGGTTCGGCCATGTCTTCCTGATCTGCGCGACCGGCCTGACCGGCGAGCAGATGCGCGACGCGGTCAGAGAGCGGATCGGCAACACGCCGCAGCGGGAGCGGGAGATCGTGCGCACCGAACTGGGCAGGATCAACCGCATCCGGCTCGCCCTACTCGTCGAAGAGGACGCACCCGCATGA
- a CDS encoding helix-turn-helix domain-containing protein, whose protein sequence is MTGSGDDPFVSAVKPLVDAMGAEMLPPGQAGPDDVVLSWEGVDVVAVRLPQLADSLDHILAALERKRGKPLAELDRKAKQEVVRILEARGAFSVRHGVETVAGALGVSRFTVYNYLNREKDA, encoded by the coding sequence GTGACCGGATCCGGGGACGACCCCTTCGTCTCGGCCGTCAAGCCGCTGGTCGACGCGATGGGCGCCGAGATGCTTCCGCCCGGGCAGGCCGGGCCCGACGACGTCGTTCTCTCCTGGGAGGGCGTGGACGTGGTCGCCGTCCGCCTGCCGCAGCTCGCCGACTCGCTGGACCACATCCTGGCCGCCCTGGAGCGCAAGCGCGGCAAGCCCCTGGCCGAGCTGGACCGCAAGGCCAAGCAGGAGGTCGTACGGATACTCGAGGCGCGCGGGGCCTTCTCCGTGCGGCACGGCGTGGAGACCGTCGCGGGCGCCCTCGGGGTCAGCCGGTTCACCGTCTACAACTATCTGAACCGCGAGAAGGACGCCTGA
- a CDS encoding TIM barrel protein — MPGFSMDAAAEQRFNVNLSILFTELPLLERPAAAAAAGFTAVELWWPWTDSPDPGRAELDALKKAIEDAGVQLTGLNFYAGRLPGPDRGALSVPGEESARFRTNIDVAADFAGSLGCTALNALYGNRVEGADPAVQDELALENLVLAARAADRIGAVLLIEALNKPESPLYPLVSAPAAVAVADRVNEATGLGNARFLMDLYHLSMNGEDLPSVIERYTARTGHVQIADNPGRGAPGTGSLPLEELLGLLRKHGYEGWVSLEYKPGDLPSAAAFEWLPREARAAR; from the coding sequence ATGCCCGGTTTCTCGATGGATGCAGCCGCAGAGCAGCGCTTCAACGTCAACCTGTCGATCCTCTTCACGGAGCTCCCGCTCCTGGAGCGCCCCGCGGCCGCCGCCGCGGCGGGCTTCACCGCGGTCGAGCTCTGGTGGCCCTGGACCGACTCCCCCGACCCCGGGCGCGCGGAGCTCGACGCCCTCAAGAAGGCGATCGAGGACGCGGGCGTACAGCTCACGGGCCTGAACTTCTACGCAGGCCGGCTCCCGGGCCCGGACCGGGGCGCGCTGTCGGTCCCCGGCGAGGAGTCGGCGCGCTTCCGCACGAACATCGACGTGGCCGCGGACTTCGCGGGGTCGCTGGGCTGCACGGCGCTCAACGCCCTGTACGGCAACCGCGTCGAGGGCGCCGACCCGGCCGTGCAGGACGAACTCGCCCTGGAGAACCTGGTGCTGGCGGCCCGCGCGGCCGACCGCATCGGCGCGGTCCTGCTGATCGAGGCCCTCAACAAGCCGGAGTCGCCGCTCTATCCGCTGGTGAGCGCCCCCGCGGCGGTCGCCGTGGCCGACAGGGTCAACGAGGCGACGGGACTCGGCAACGCCAGGTTCCTGATGGACCTCTACCACCTGTCCATGAACGGCGAGGACCTGCCCTCGGTGATCGAGCGCTACACCGCGCGGACCGGCCACGTCCAGATCGCCGACAACCCCGGCCGGGGCGCCCCCGGCACCGGCTCGCTCCCACTGGAGGAGCTGCTCGGCCTGCTGCGCAAGCACGGCTACGAGGGCTGGGTCAGCCTGGAGTACAAGCCGGGCGACCTGCCCAGTGCGGCGGCCTTCGAATGGCTCCCGCGCGAGGCCCGCGCCGCCCGCTGA
- a CDS encoding 2-hydroxy-3-oxopropionate reductase, whose amino-acid sequence MSNLAGGPRPPRPTIAWIGLGIMGSPMSENLIKAGYDVTGFTLEQDKLDRLTAAGGTAAGSIAEAVRNADVVITMVPASPQVEAIAYGPDGILENARSGALLIDMSSITPQTSVDLAGAAKDKGIRVLDAPVSGGEAGAVEAVLSIMVGGEQADFDQAEPIFEALGRTIVLCGPHGSGQTVKAANQLIVAVNIQACAEAVVFLEKSGVDLKAALDVLNGGLAGSTVLTRKKDNFLQRDFRPGFRIDLHHKDMGIVTDAARNVGAALPVGAVVAQLVASLRAQGDGGLDHSALLRAVERLSGAQV is encoded by the coding sequence ATGAGCAACCTTGCCGGCGGTCCCCGCCCGCCCCGCCCGACGATCGCCTGGATCGGCCTCGGCATCATGGGTTCCCCCATGTCGGAGAACCTGATCAAGGCCGGATACGACGTCACCGGGTTCACCCTGGAGCAGGACAAGCTGGACCGGCTGACCGCCGCGGGCGGCACGGCGGCCGGTTCGATCGCCGAGGCCGTGCGGAACGCGGACGTCGTGATCACGATGGTGCCCGCCTCCCCGCAGGTCGAGGCCATCGCGTACGGGCCGGACGGCATCCTCGAGAACGCGCGGTCCGGCGCGCTCCTGATCGACATGTCCTCCATCACTCCGCAGACCTCCGTGGACCTGGCAGGGGCGGCGAAGGACAAGGGCATACGGGTCCTGGACGCGCCGGTGTCCGGCGGCGAGGCCGGGGCCGTCGAGGCCGTCCTGTCCATCATGGTCGGCGGCGAGCAGGCCGACTTCGACCAGGCCGAGCCGATCTTCGAGGCGCTCGGCAGGACCATCGTGCTGTGCGGGCCGCACGGCTCCGGCCAGACCGTCAAGGCCGCCAACCAGCTGATCGTCGCCGTCAACATCCAGGCGTGCGCCGAGGCCGTGGTCTTCCTGGAGAAGTCGGGCGTCGACCTGAAGGCGGCCCTCGACGTCCTGAACGGCGGTCTCGCCGGCTCCACCGTGCTGACGCGCAAGAAGGACAACTTCCTTCAGCGCGACTTCCGTCCGGGCTTCCGTATCGACCTGCACCACAAGGACATGGGCATCGTCACGGACGCCGCCCGCAACGTCGGCGCCGCACTGCCGGTCGGTGCCGTGGTGGCGCAGCTCGTGGCCTCGCTGCGCGCACAGGGCGACGGCGGCCTGGACCACTCCGCGCTGCTGCGCGCGGTCGAGCGCCTCTCCGGCGCGCAGGTCTGA
- the gcl gene encoding glyoxylate carboligase produces MARMTAARAAVEILKREGVTSAFGVPGAAINPFYAALQASGGISHTLARHVEGASHMAEGYTRTAPGNIGVCIGTSGPAGTDMITGLYSATGDSVPILCITGQAPTAVIHKEDFQAVDIASIARPVAKMAVTVLEAAQVPGVFQQAFHLMRSARPGPVLIDLPIDVQLTEIEFDPGTYEPLPVYKPAATRAQVEKALTLLNESERPLIVAGGGIINADASELLVEFAELTGVPVVPTLMGWGIVPDDHELNAGMVGLQTSHRYGNATFLESDFVLGIGNRWANRHTGKLDVYTAGRKFVHVDIEPTQIGRIFAPDYGIASDAGAALELFVEVARELKAAGRLPDRSAWARSAQERKATLQRRTHFDDIPIKPQRVYEEMNKAFGPETRYVTTIGLSQIAGAQMLHVYRPRHWINCGQAGPLGWTVPAALGVAKADPEAQVVALSGDYDFQFMIEELAVGAQHRIPYVHVLVNNAYLGLIRQAQRAFDIDFQVNLEFENVNSPELGVYGVDHVKVVEGLGCKAIRVTDPSELGAAFEQAKKLAVEFRVPVVVEAILERVTNISMSTTNDISNVVEFEEIATEPGHAPTSIRPLTV; encoded by the coding sequence ATGGCTCGTATGACCGCTGCCCGCGCGGCAGTTGAGATCCTCAAGCGCGAGGGCGTCACCAGTGCGTTCGGTGTCCCGGGCGCGGCGATCAACCCCTTCTACGCGGCGCTGCAGGCCTCCGGTGGCATCAGCCACACCCTCGCCAGGCACGTGGAGGGCGCCTCCCACATGGCGGAGGGCTACACCCGCACCGCCCCCGGCAACATCGGCGTCTGTATCGGCACGTCCGGCCCGGCCGGCACCGACATGATCACCGGCCTGTACTCCGCGACCGGCGACTCCGTCCCGATCCTGTGCATCACCGGCCAGGCCCCGACCGCCGTGATCCACAAGGAGGACTTCCAGGCCGTCGACATCGCGTCGATCGCCAGGCCGGTCGCCAAGATGGCGGTCACCGTCCTGGAGGCCGCGCAGGTCCCGGGCGTCTTCCAGCAGGCCTTCCATCTGATGCGCTCGGCCCGCCCGGGCCCCGTCCTGATCGACCTCCCGATCGACGTCCAGCTCACGGAGATCGAGTTCGACCCCGGGACGTACGAGCCGCTGCCGGTCTACAAGCCGGCCGCGACCCGCGCCCAGGTCGAGAAGGCGCTCACGCTCCTCAACGAGTCCGAGCGTCCCCTGATCGTCGCCGGCGGCGGCATCATCAACGCTGACGCCTCCGAACTCCTCGTCGAATTCGCCGAGTTGACCGGCGTCCCGGTGGTGCCGACCCTCATGGGCTGGGGTATCGTCCCCGACGACCACGAGCTCAACGCCGGCATGGTGGGTCTGCAGACCTCGCACCGCTACGGCAACGCGACCTTCCTGGAGTCCGACTTCGTGCTCGGCATCGGAAACCGCTGGGCCAACCGCCACACCGGGAAACTGGACGTCTACACCGCCGGCCGGAAGTTCGTGCACGTCGACATCGAGCCGACCCAGATCGGCCGGATCTTCGCCCCGGACTACGGCATCGCCTCCGACGCCGGGGCCGCGCTCGAACTGTTCGTCGAGGTGGCCCGGGAGCTGAAGGCCGCGGGCAGGCTGCCCGACCGGTCCGCGTGGGCCCGGTCCGCGCAGGAGAGGAAGGCGACCCTCCAGCGCCGTACGCACTTCGACGACATCCCGATCAAGCCGCAGCGGGTCTACGAGGAGATGAACAAGGCCTTCGGCCCGGAGACGCGGTACGTCACCACGATCGGCCTCTCGCAGATCGCCGGCGCGCAGATGCTGCACGTCTACCGGCCGCGGCACTGGATCAACTGCGGTCAGGCGGGCCCGCTCGGCTGGACCGTCCCGGCCGCACTCGGCGTCGCCAAGGCCGACCCCGAGGCGCAGGTGGTCGCGCTGTCCGGCGACTACGACTTCCAGTTCATGATCGAGGAACTGGCCGTCGGGGCGCAGCACCGGATCCCGTACGTCCACGTCCTGGTGAACAACGCGTACCTCGGCCTGATCCGCCAGGCCCAGCGGGCGTTCGACATCGACTTCCAGGTCAACCTGGAGTTCGAGAACGTCAACTCGCCCGAGCTGGGCGTGTACGGGGTCGATCACGTGAAGGTCGTCGAAGGGCTCGGCTGCAAGGCGATCCGCGTCACCGACCCGAGCGAGCTGGGCGCGGCCTTCGAGCAGGCGAAGAAGCTCGCCGTCGAATTCAGGGTCCCGGTGGTCGTCGAGGCCATCCTGGAGCGTGTCACCAACATCTCGATGTCCACCACCAACGACATCAGCAACGTCGTGGAGTTCGAGGAGATCGCGACCGAACCGGGCCACGCGCCCACGTCCATCAGGCCCCTGACGGTGTGA